The following DNA comes from Sorex araneus isolate mSorAra2 chromosome 5, mSorAra2.pri, whole genome shotgun sequence.
AGCATAGAGAGTCAGCTTTCCCCTCTGGacaagcccacgttctctctcgAGTACTTATCTttcactatttctctctcctcacatcatTCTAAACTTTTTCttccaataaaaacttttttgacaaaataaataaaaatgtaagcagCCAAGAGGCATTTCAGTTCAGTGATTAAATATGGCTATGGCTTATTCAattgtagaaatattgaaaataaaatgtgtgacaTCCACCAGCCCTGCTCTTCTGACTCATGACTTAAATCTCCGAGAAGATGTCAGCCTGGCTGAAAACTCCGCGGTGCCCTTAGGGAGGGAGGTGGGCTCTTTCTCCACCTGCTGGCATTTGTGCCCACATGCCACTGCTGCCTCCACACCAATGGCCTATGGCCTAGCTTCACGGTTTCACCCAGAACCTCTGCAGAGGCATCCCGGATCTACAGGTCCTAAAGCTCTCAGATACCGCCAAATTCCAGAGGACTGAAATTCCACTAGGGGTACACCAAAGTGGACAAGAAAATGATGTagaagccactgtcactgtcactgtcatcccattgctcatcaatttgttcgagtgggcatcagtaacgtctctcatggtgagactttttgttactgtttctggcatatcgaatacgccacggggagcttgccaggctctgccgtgcgggcaggatactctaggtagcttgccgggctctctgagaggggcagaggaatcgatcttgggtcggcctcgtgaaaggaacgccctactgctgtgctatcattccttaGAAGCCAACAAATAAAAAACGATAGCAGAGAAGGCTCAACTAACAGTGAATAGCTCAGTACGTCCTCAGACAAAgataagatataacaattttcacaattttttctaCGGAAGTACTATAgtcatttggttgtaacaagtaatataaaacaaatgattgTGTGTCTGCTCAGGGGGGAGGCTTGGGGGGTGGCTGGGAAGAGGGGGTCAACGGCAGAGGGACGGTCACTCAGGGCTGGGCTGGTGTTGGGACAACaaaagcccataacaactgtattaggaaCAACCACATAagccatggtatttaaataaagtaaaaatatataaacaaaatgtgaAAAGTCACCATTTAGGATAGGGTCAATAAGAAATGGGCATAACATCTAGTAGGATACTGGGGAATACGGCCATTTCTTATAGTAAGAATGAGTAGCTATTCTTTGCATTgtcaaaatattatttcacattaCTGATACGGCAAACACACTCCTCCAGGCACTTCTTTAACACAGATTGTTAGTACTTCGCATGCTCCACAGAGTTGCTCTTTCCTCTCACGTTTGTGCTCTCCACTAGGGTTTATTTCCCGTACTCAGAGTCTTAGAATGTTGTAGGTGTCCTCCTGAAGTGCTGCCTTCAGGCTGTGAACTGCCCACTGTGTCTTTTACAGGGATGCAATTGATGGCATAATTTACTCATCATCTCAGTCAGGTATCTATTGCCATAACGTCACTTAACAGAGAGGAACTGAGATGCGGAGATATCTACTTAAGCTTTCACATTGACCGGAATAGGAGAAGCAGAACCATGATGTGTCATATCTCAGATCCActagttttatgattttttttttggtttttgtgtgttttacttGTTCACATCTGTCTCTATCTCAGCTTCCTCTTCCCTAGATGTGGCTGGCATTTCTCTTGCCACGATCCATTTATTAATGTTCTTATCGGTTTTTCCAAATATGTTCCCCATACTCGGAGCATATACTTCAACTACTGTCAGGTTTCTAAGAGACAGCTCGATCATTCCTGCTTCCAATGTTCAAAGATCTTTACAAAATCAGACCGAAAGGTGTCGGTGCGATCACCTTAtgtgtgcaccccccccccacacacacacccaattcTCAAAGCTGCTGAAGGGAAGGAGAGCTTTTGAAAGGTGCTGTGAGGGTAGAGATTTCAATACTTGGGTTAGTAGTCTCACAAAAGAGTTTCCGGAGAGACCCTCTGCCGCTTTGCCATGCCAGGCACTGGCTACGAATCAGGGAGAACATTCTCATCAGAAACATTCAGACTGGCACCAAGATTTTAGACTCCAGCCTCCAGATGgtgagaaataaattttgattgTTTATACGCTGCTCAGTCAGTGATGTTTAGTTATAGTTAGAATAGACTAAGATGCTTCGGTCGCTATTCACGGTCTCCTAGGACCAAACCAATTTTAATTCATGTTCACTTATATATCATCACGTAATCAGTCATTCAGCAGATATAAATTTAATTCCTATTGCATACTAAACATTTTTTAGGTAATGCATCAGGAGCTCACtgataattgattttttaaatgatgtataCAAAGGAAAACATCCTACAGGGGCAAATTTGATAGTTTTGTCATGATTCTGACAGAAAACAAAGCTTAAAAAACACGTAGATAAACACTGTTTGTATTTTGAATAGTAAACTTGATGTctaaattcaaaagataaaatttgcTTCCAATAATATATCACTGCTGTGTGAATGACTTGAACATTCAGGTTCAATAAAGCACCTATATTCAGCAAGACCATATACTTATGGTCTTGCTGAATGTTATTGATCtacaaaatattgtttaaataaaaagagatcAATGGTggccagagtggtagcacagtggttagggcgcttgctttgcacacagccaatctggattcaattcctggcattctacgtggttccccaagcacctccaggaatgatccctgagtgcttagccaggagtaatccctgagcactgctgagtgggccCCAGacccaaaatgaataaagaaagaaaataaaaagaaagattgaaAGTTTAGAAGGAGTCACTTACCAGGAAATTGAATGTCATTTGTGTTCCTTTGAGCCCGACCAGTTAAGATGTTAGTAAAATTCGCCGTTGGTTTCTTCAGCGTATTTGGTTTCTTCATGAACGGTTTGAATTGCTTTTGGAACTTGACAGGGTTGGCGAGGCCGCTAGACAATGATCGATTTACATACCAAGTTAAGTTAGATAGAACAACTTGAGTTTTCATTTCAATGATTGATTCCACAAATTCCCTCATATCTTTCTGGAAAAGTTGGATGTCTGTTAGGGAGCCTTTTATCCACTTAGGGATGGTAGCATTCAGTTCTGATGTCTGTGCAGAAACATCATGGCACATCATCAGAGTTTCGTGGACGGTTTTGTTAAGCAAAGAGAGATTCATTGAAAGATAAATGGATTTCGCTTCCAGTGCCTTAAATCTGGAACTTAACACCTGCAGCTGAAGAGCCTGGTCTTTCTCTTTTGTAGCCTCACCGCCTTTTTTCAGCGAAACATAATAAGGTATGAGCATTTTCGTCAGCTTAGACTCAATGTCTTGTAATCTCGTTTCAAACTTTGTTGAGTTCTTTGAGGCTGAGTGTACTATTTCCTCCAAATGACTCACATTTTGCTGATATTTTATCACCTGGGAAGTCGTTTCATTCAACATTTGATGAATCTTTTGAAAACTGAACCCACCTAGTTTCTCCTCTTTAGGAATATCTGCAAGGGctttggccacttgcaagacgaAGCTGTACCGTTGATTATCATTGATCAAAATCTCAATAGAATCATTCAGATGCTGGAATTGagaaataaatgtcaaaatagttttcatattttggttaCAATCATGATGAACCCCAGAATTAATCTCTATTGTACTGAAAGTCTCTTTTAACACATAGTTATCTTGAATGAAATCaatagcattatttataattgtcattGTTTTATTCAGACCATCTTCCATTTCTGAGGCATATTCATCGATACGTCTGTCTAAGGAATAACTTCGACTCTGTACTTCACTTCTAAGCAAGTTGTGGTTTTTTGTAAGTTCTTTGAGAAGAAAATTTAGAGTATTCACAGCACCAGTCAGATTGTCCAACTTTTTCTTTGTAACTACATCTTCTTTGGATTGTCCGTTTGTTATTCTTTGTTTAAGAGATGGTCCTTCCTCAAGAAGAGGTTGAAGAATCTCCATATCATAAATCAAATCATTTATTTGCTCTTTCATTTTATCCATCTTCTTGTCCATCGGGAAGACAACCTCAACCAAAGTTTGGTTTAAAATTTGCACATTGTCTTCTGCTTCCCTAATTTGCATTTCCAAATCACTTCTGTGCTTGGATAGCATGTTTTCCCATTCGCTCCTGACGGATTCTTTCTTCATCTCCAAAGAGATGGTGAGGTTGTCAATCTTGCTGTCTTGGACCTGTAAATCATCAAACAATTGTGACATCCTCAAGTCCTGCCTCTGTATCTTCTCATGTAGAGTAGACAAGTCCTCAGAAACACCATCGCCAACTGATTCTGTTCCCAGAACACTCTTCTGCTCTGACATTTGTTCAGTTGGTGAAAGATGACCATAACCCTCCTTCATGTCAGACAGCGTCTTATTGAAGGATTCATGATAAAAAATGCTCCGTAAATGTTCCTGTTCTAGAGCATTTTCTAAATGCATCTGTTTTGCTTCTAGTTCTTTAATAGGCTTCTCACAGGTAAAATTCATTTCTTGTCTTATATTcacaacatttttctttaaatctagTATATCGGTTAAAATGGGTTTATTTTCTTGCATTATTAGAGCCTTTTGCTGAACTGCTATGGAAACCACAGATTCATTAACTTGTCGAATTGTTTGCCTGGTGCTTTCAAGTTCTTCTGATAACCATGAAACAGTTTTGAAGAGCTGTGCCACAGTCTCTTGTGTGTCAGTTTGAAAAGTTTGGAATTGTTCTCTCACTATGTCTCTTACTAGATCATTAAGACTTTTGGATTTTAGACCTAGGGAGacatataataaacaaaattgagaaattattttaattatatatgattttagCTGTCTTTAGAAAGACACAAGCTTTTAGATCAAGCAATAACATGTAATCATAAGTACATCTTGACAAtacttaagaaattttaaaaaataccattatTCATAGTAAGTGATTATTTTCCTAATGCATATTGCTGAGAAGAGAAAGTAATTGTGATGTAGACTATAAAACTATGGCCCTCTGTATAAAAGACAAGAAGAAACTACTACTAACTTCAGTTAATAGACACAAGTTATATAATTCTAGGTTTAACCTCTTTCTTGTATAAGAAGAAATGACTCGGTagatggagagacagtgcagagggtaaggctcttgccttctatgagtctgacccgggtttgatccttgacacccagACGGTGCCCTGAgccatccctgagctcagggccaggagtcagggcTCAGTCAAATCCCCAGTGTTAGTTCACGGTTGCTCAGTTAGGTTTCTAGTCATTGGGTTTCAGAGATTGGATTTCGACCCAGTGAGAAAACAATgaggtgggctggggagacagtttcTAAGCACTGGAGCACACACTAGTTTGGTTTGGGCCTTGAGATCCTGGGCCTTGCATGGacatgccccagccctgccaaacaccactgggtctaggcctgggggctcctgagcacagccagccctgagcacggaacaGCCAAGCCCACAGTGACGGGCATGCATGGTGGGGAGGGGTCCTtgccccacctctgcctcctATCAGCAGAACTGGGGTGGCccctgtttaaaaatatataataaagttaCTACAGTGTACAAGGTTAATGGGAATAAGGAGCTATATGAATTAATAGTCACAAGATTCAACAATAAGGTGTAATAACAAGAAGTTTGAGGGTCAAAAAATGTtgacatcaaataaaaataagttttcaagATAGATCTTGATTATGATAGTAACTGATCCTTAACAAGAGGGGCAGAATCTCTCCTTAATGTAGCACATCCAGTATCTTCAACATTAGGAAATATGGATTGACCATAAGCCAGAATTATGGCTATAGCTCTAAAAGTAACATCTTaataaaagggaaagggaagttaTTTAGACCCTCATAGAATAGTAAATGAATATTTAAGTATGCTTTATGAACTGTTATGGATGGGGCCAAGGAGATGGTACACTGAGTAatgcacttcccttgcacatggctaacctgggtttgatccctaagcactgccaaaagtaactcatgagtgcagagccaggagtaacccccgagcgtttctgggtgtggcccacaacaaatcaataaatcaatcaataaataaatcaacaaactGACTGTGAATGGTCCGGAAAGATAACTTAATGATCTGCGGTTGTTCTTCGTTTGggggacccagatttgatcccaaagTACCAGAGGAGACAACCAAAGGAGGCTGGGGggctttccccacccccaaatactgTGGGAgcacctcctctctctcccccaaaacCAACCTATTACATCACAAACCAGAAAAGAGGTAAAAATGTATGCTTAAagtatatttatactttatacGACAGAGAACTAAAACTCAGAGAGGTTATATTCATCCAAATCCAGAATGTTTCTAATGACTATAATATAAAACCATGCTGTGAGTGAAACATTCTTAAACAAGAGGTTCTGCACAAGGGGCTATGGCCATCACCAGATGAGTAATGGCTACTATGTAATCCCTTCAGAAGCAggattattgggggctggagcaatagcacagcgggtagggtgtttgccttgcatgtggccgacccaggttcaattcccagcatcccatatggtcccccgagcaccgccaggagtgattcctgaatgcatgagtcaggagtaacccctgtgcatcgctgggtgtgactccccctcaaaaaaagcagGATTATTTGGAGACGGGGGTTTGGGaacaccaggtggtactcagggcttactcctgactctgcactcaggaaatccaccaggcagtgcttggggatcatatgggatgacagggttggaacccaggttggccttgtgcaaggtgaaggccccacctgctgtacaatctctccagcctctcaaaatttatattcttaaaatatcagtttttataaaaataagagttttatGAGCAAGATGTTAAAAGTATTTGACATGCATGAGAGGCTTATAAAAACAATATTGAGAAGAGAAATTATACCCGGGGGAATGAAATATTGCCTTAATACCTTATTATTAAATAACCTGGTACAAAGTTATAAATATAGTTTCTATAGACAAATATCTCCTTAGAAATTCTAgatcatagggctggagcaatagcacagtgggtagggcatttgccttgcacggggtcaacccgagttcgattcccagcatcacatatggtcccctgagaaccaccaggaatgattcctgagtgcagagccaggagtaacccctgtgcattgccaggtgtgacccagaaaaagcaaaaaaaaaaaaaattctagatcaTAAAGATCAGTACTGCTAAATGTAGAAAGAAGGAACATTATATATCTAATCTtagttgaaataaatatatttaaaacttcaaaaaataCAGGTGAAAATCAGTTTTTATGTAATATAACATATGAAATGTGAAGTTTAGAATACTAATCAATGACACAAAGTACAAAATTACTGAGGAGAAGCTAAACTAACAGTCATAACTAACAAATAGTATACTGAAATGGTACTAGTTTGTAAAGCATGAGTCAGAAAGTTCGAaaacatctttgttttgtttgggtgctgTACCTGACTATGCTaagtccttactcctggctctgagctcagggatctctcctggaggtgatcaggaGACCGGACGGGCTGCTGGGATTGAAGTGGGTTGTGTGTGTTTTAGGCAAATGCTGAGCCcacctactatctctctagctctaacgtgcttttattttattaaattcccTTGGCACTTAACCATTAATGATGTATTCAACAAGTATTACTGAGTATTGACAACTCTCTCTTTTGGTGTGTGTTGGGTTAGGGGACCAGCAAAACTTGCTGTgttctggtggtgtttgtgggGACCACGGGGTGCTGAGACGGAACTGGGGTGCTCGCATGCACCTTAGAGTGTATGGTGTGAATGTCAGGATTAAAATGACGGAATAAAACTGACACTGAAATAGAGAGTAGTCTGGACTCCTGAGCTAAGTAACAGGGAAGAAACTAAACAATGGGAGCAGAAAATGGGAATTGCTCTGTAGTTTAAAAATCTAGTCTGCAAAATAGAAAACTTAGGTGGGGCACATTCACAATAgtgtcatggggggggggggttgggtcacacccggtgatgctcaggcgctactccttggctctgcactcaggaattactcctggaggtgctcgggggaccctatgggataccaggaaatCCAACTCAGACGGGCTCCgtgccaagcaaatgccctccctgctgagctatcgctccagccagtatTCTACTAGTTTAACAAGTTATAAAACTTGATTTAGAATAAGAACCTTTTCAGATAAAAACTTCTACACTTCGTTTAAAGAAACATTCATAATAGAAATGTACTTCACAATAATATatcaaaatgttttgtttaataaCTGAGTACATCATCTTAACTCAGTTTTATTTCATCGAGAAtcatgtgtttctgtgcatgtccTGTTAGATGTTACAGAGACttcaacttaaaaaagaaaaaccttttacTATAAAACACCAATGAAAAATAGAGCTAAAAGTAAAACGTGTATGACACACAAAAAGGCCATACAGAGAACATTATACAAACatatgaaacaaagcaaaagagaccAGTAATCCTGAAATTTGAAGCATACAGTAAATCCCGTGAGTTTAACAATAAACTCAGTGAATCCTATGAAGCACAGTTCCTGCCCAGAATAAAAAGTcctaaagttggggctggagcgatagtacagtagatagggcgtactatcgcggccagcccgggtttggttcccagcatcccatatggtccccagagcaccgcctggaggaattcctgagtgcagagccaggagtaacgcctgagcatcactgggtgcgatccaaaaaaaaaaaaaaaaagtcctaaagtCTTTTAGATCAAAAAAATCTTCCCAGTTGAGATAGATGATCCTTCTAGAATATTTACTGGACGGCAATTATATACTCTTCTATAAAGATAGAAGATTTCCCTTATATTGACTTGCCGGAACTGCCTAGCAGTCCGCTGTGCTTCATGGCCAGCACGGCCATCACCCTGGGTACCGGTCACTCTCCTGGCTTGGGCAGGAAGGGGCCTTCCCACCTTAGACTCTGCCCTCGGGTCTTTGGAGCTGTGAGTACATCAGCTACTGTGGCACAAGGCCTGGCAGCTGTGCTCTAGGGAAGTAACTGGAAGATTGTCTCGGTTATCTGGGGGCCAAGTGCATTCAACTTAaataaggaagaggaaccaggcaGTCGGTTTTGGAGACACCCTGAAAACTCCCGCAAGGAGGAAGAAGGTGCAGGACAGAGAAATGCAGCGGCATCCGGAGCTGGGGGTGGACATCACCAGAGGAAACTACattgtgaaagaaaataaactctgGAAACTTcaaattttaaggaaatatttgatgACTTTCAAGAGCGTCTGAAATGCAGTAAATCATGCTgttacctttctttcttccctccctccctcctttccttccttccttttccttccttcctcttccttccttcctcttccttccttccttccttccttccttccttccttccttccttccttccttccttccttccttccttccttccttccttccttccttccttcctccctccctccctccctccctccctccctccctccctccctccttgcttcccttcttccctttctcctttctattttgacttggggctacacccagtggtgcccagggcttactcctgctctgagcccagagatcactcctggcggggctcagtaACCatatggggactgaacccaggtcacctcaTGCAAAACCAGcattaccctttgtactattgcttccCCCTCTGCTCTTCCACAAAATTCAGGCATACTTAATTGGCATACATAAAGAAGTTACTTTTTTTCCAACCTGAGGAGGTTCtagaacatattttattaattatactcCAAGAGCAAACTTTTGAAATAATAATGCTCCAGATTTATCCTCAATGATTCTTTCAATATAATCAAGATATCCATGCATCTAGCTGCCTTAATTGTTATCCATTTACTTCACCACTATTCCTATTTATtccagtttttattgaaacaccaggATTGACATTACTGTTAGTGATAGTTTCACGTGTACGATGCCCCAACACAGcacactccaccagtgtccccttgaGCTATGAACCGTAACCAAGCAAAGTCAAGCACAGCTCACTTTAATACGTCAGATGGCAACTAGGTACACAATGTGAATGAATCAAATGAGATactaaaaacttatttaaaaaatctagagtattcaaatcatttaagacattgaatgaattaaaaatatcctatgaggggtcagagtgatagtacagtggttagggcgtttatcttgcatggCTCACATTGTCCCCCAATcccaccagaagcaacccctgagcatcactgggagtggcccagacCCCACCACTAAAGAACACCCTATGAAAAAATGCGTTAGTTCTCTATAGCAACCTCTCTGCAGTGCATACACAACATGTTTGAGGAGATGAGTAAGTCGTCTGTCTTGTGTCTCAACTGATCGAGTGACTTGCTTTACCTTTACCTTTCAGAAAATGCTGAAATTCCCCGCCTTTGTCCTCGTTGATTTTTTCTTCCAGGGAGGAGTGCGTATTCTTTACCTCACTCACAGCCAGGGAGATGTTGTCAATCTCCTTCTGCAGAAGGCTCAGTCTCACTGCCTGGTGGCTCAGCTGCTCCGTTATTTTTCGTGTCACTGCTGCAGAAGAAGGACGATGGTGAAGATGAAATATATGCCTGGTGCAAACTATTCGCTCTCATGAAAGAATTCAAAGGTGCAAAACTCATGTTTGCACGATGTATTTGAAAGTGTACAAGTCACTGAGGAAATGGTGACATAGATTTGTCCTGTGTATAGGCACAAATTAATTTTGGTAAGTGTTATaatatctttgattttaaaaacatttcaactTTGCCCCAAATCATTAATCTGTTTTCCCCTGATCTCAAGCAGTTACTGTGATACCCTCAACAGAGGGAAACAATGGTCAGAAACCCCAGGCAGGGCCCAGGTGATAgtagggggggaggggcaggggcacttgccttgcatgcactgacccaggttcgatccccagcatcccttatggtcacctgagcactgtcaagaatagtttctgagtgaagagacaggagtaacccctgagcatcaccaggtgtgtactCCATTCCCACACAAAGCAAACCAAGATAATTTGCTTGAGAATAAGAGCTAAGGCCTCATCTGATTTCAAATCTATTGCTTTGGctaaacatatgtaaatatatgtatatatgcataaaagTAAACATGCATAATACAACTATAGTTGTGTATATTctgaaaacttttatttccttcctgggattttttcttttttctttctttctttctttctttctttctttctttctttctttctttctttctttctttctttctttctttctttctttctttctttctttctctctttctttctttctttgtctctcaatctctctctccctctcgctctttTTGGGCTTgagggtcatacctggaagtgctcagggattactcccgcaGTGTCAGAGTACCATACCTGGCTCTGGGATCAGTtgtcagctacatgaaaggcaagcaccttacttctcTGGTccctaagattttttaaaaatgagagataGTGAGATTTAAAGATAATGAGATTCTTTTAGCTTGAATCACTTCATATGGCAATACTGGTTTTTGTGCTTTCAATATGCACTTCAATAACACTGAATTCAAGTTCTTGAAAAATTAGGGTACAGTGCTAAAATGGGTTCCCCTGCTTCTGTAAAAGAGCTCCCTTCATCAGGTTCCTTAATTTGCCTGCCTTCATTTTCATAGCTGGCAAGAGGTCACCGCCAGATGATTTTTGCAGTGACCAACCTGACATTTCTAAGAGGCAGGTAAGAAATGGTAAAGGATTTATGACGAggcatgaaaatatatataccatGCCTGATTTGGA
Coding sequences within:
- the LOC129404804 gene encoding multimerin-1-like; its protein translation is MEGARLLVLLSSLWSGGVGLHNATHSRITAPEEGNFQKNMASTSYTLNQSLQPLPTTHIMAPEATQTPEGRASEDSLLTSTSLPTKPEEPPEFRRNQTQTHHEKTPEVQTPAPLSKSSVQLTPRAESLVLSNSTLEFLQSFARTSSQQAISLNSTRGLGNRAPRQTYLSRGDNPGRQRTNFQKSSFETTRGKNWCAYVHTRLSPTVVLDHQVTHVPSGKAPCSWVRGSCPQRSQKASSPVYKMQHKIVTSLEWKCCPGFSGNNCQMKVQEQHQLIHSAQAESHAAVGQGTEEQKQRQRDCDDPAVTRKITEQLSHQAVRLSLLQKEIDNISLAVSEVKNTHSSLEEKINEDKGGEFQHFLKGLKSKSLNDLVRDIVREQFQTFQTDTQETVAQLFKTVSWLSEELESTRQTIRQVNESVVSIAVQQKALIMQENKPILTDILDLKKNVVNIRQEMNFTCEKPIKELEAKQMHLENALEQEHLRSIFYHESFNKTLSDMKEGYGHLSPTEQMSEQKSVLGTESVGDGVSEDLSTLHEKIQRQDLRMSQLFDDLQVQDSKIDNLTISLEMKKESVRSEWENMLSKHRSDLEMQIREAEDNVQILNQTLVEVVFPMDKKMDKMKEQINDLIYDMEILQPLLEEGPSLKQRITNGQSKEDVVTKKKLDNLTGAVNTLNFLLKELTKNHNLLRSEVQSRSYSLDRRIDEYASEMEDGLNKTMTIINNAIDFIQDNYVLKETFSTIEINSGVHHDCNQNMKTILTFISQFQHLNDSIEILINDNQRYSFVLQVAKALADIPKEEKLGGFSFQKIHQMLNETTSQVIKYQQNVSHLEEIVHSASKNSTKFETRLQDIESKLTKMLIPYYVSLKKGGEATKEKDQALQLQVLSSRFKALEAKSIYLSMNLSLLNKTVHETLMMCHDVSAQTSELNATIPKWIKGSLTDIQLFQKDMREFVESIIEMKTQVVLSNLTWYVNRSLSSGLANPVKFQKQFKPFMKKPNTLKKPTANFTNILTGRAQRNTNDIQFPEKYPDCSGSPCRNGGTCVDGRSSFTCACRHPFTGARCSVRLGQEDAPAPDFSKGSYRYAPMVAFFASHTYGMTTPGPILFNNLDVNYGASYTPRTGKFRVPYLGVYVFKYTIESFSAHVSGFLVVDGVDKLTFESENINSDTHCDRVLTGDALLELNYGQEVWLRLVKGTIPAKFPPVTTFSGYLLYRT